The genomic DNA ttgacagtgtgtgtgtgtgtgtgtgtgtgtgtgtgtgtgtgagagagagagagagagagagagagagagagagagagagagagtgtgagtgtatCAGTAACAGTATATCAGTATCACAGTGTATTTTACAGAAGTGAACACAGATTAGAGTATCAGTCTGTCCTTGTTCGTCATCAGTctcaaaaatgaacaaaaataaaatgaagtctGGCTCTGAAAATTACAGCAGGTCTGTTAACCGTCTCAGTGATTCAGACGTctttaaaagacagaaacagtttgAAAGGACGacagacagccaatcacagcgacaCAAACTCAGAGATTCAGTACACTAAAAATTCATGAGTTTCAGATTAACTTCAGAATAAAGTTGTCAGTAAATATTAATGTTATGAAActgcttttgttctctttgttatattttgggTATTTTTCTACGTTTTAATCTGTATTGATTGTCAGTTTAACACACCTGAATATTATTAATGATGACTACAcaaagtgcatgtgtgtatttctatgatGTTTGTTGTGGCTTTGATATGAAGCCTCTCTACATATATGGTACTCTTTAGATTACAGTCTGTAAATTGCAGTTCAAATGTTCAGTATGTGTTCTATTGATAATATACTAGTGTGAATATAAACCACCTTAAGGTAAACCatgttgtatttcatttaaattaaatgttagTTGTGGTTATATCTATTTctaaattataatatatttatattaagtTTTCTTTGGggaaatgtatgtatatgtatatatatttatacacattgtATAAGGTATTAAAGTGAGTATAATCTGTGTGTGCGTCAGCAGTGTTTTAGTTCAGTATCAGAGACATTTTGTTCCTGCTGCAGTTTATCAGTCTGACGATTTCAactgaacatgcacacacacacagataacacacacacacacacactgttgctttatgtttttactGGATGAAGCATCTCAAACTTATTTTTGAAGGTTCCTGTTGatgagaaacattttcaacGTTCTGCAGCAGATTTGAAGttcccccccagggatcaataaagtatttgatTCTGACAGGAacgtttttactgttttttacaACATGAATCCACCTGTGTTCCatctatttttctgtgtgtgttctctctgaACTCTCTATGTTCTCTAGGTGTTgttctttctctgttctctgcctGCTCTGTGTCCTGTGTTCTCTATGTTGCGTGTATGTTCTCTgaattctctctgtcttctgtgtgtCCTGAACTGATGATCTGTgaatctctccttctctctcatttgttttataaaacagaGGACAAGCTCAACGCAATGACGATATGAGCATTACAGACTAGcatcttttaccttttttgACTCGCTAACTTTAGCTTGTTGACCAGATAACAAATCTCACAGGTTAAAAGGAAATTCAATCAgatttcaccaaaaaaaaagacaaagatgacAGAATGATAAACACATGATTCAATGTTTTATTAAGAGTTTTGCTGGTTCTTCTGATTTTAACTGTAATCTCACTGCAGTTAACATCAGGTGATGTCACCAGGTGTCCTCCTGTTGATCTAATGTTTCTGTAATTGTTGCAGGTTGGATTTAAAACTACGTATCATAAGTGGActtgaattcattttttgtcAAACGTCTGAGCATCATTCTTCACCTTGGAGACAAACACAGGACACAggacagctgtgattggctgacagcGGTGATTggttgacagctgtgattggctgcttctAAtagaaacagagtgagaggcGGTGTCTCTGTTTAGTCTGGTTTTcatgtttacacacagacaaacaagaagTCATCATCTGCCTTTCTTCATCTTGGacactttctctttcctcttcttcacatGTTTTGgtactttgttttttcttttttctctttgagcttctttcaccattttcttcttctcctgaaagaacaaaacaaatttatCTTcagttttacacaaaaaaaataactcCAGCGAAGCTCCCTCTCTTCATCATGTCTTCCTGTTTCAGCTCGAGGACATTAATGTTAAACACCTTTTTGTCCATTGAGGCTTCCTCACTCTGCTCCTGCtgatcctcctcttcatcatcatcatcgtcttcctcctctgaggaTGAACACTGGTCGTTCTCCAGGAGAGCAGGAACCTGATAACATGTCACACAGTCAGAGTAAATCTGTTCATCACATTCACCTTTTAGCCTGGAAACTGCTGTTAGCTCAGACAGGTGTTGTGATCACATGACTATAGAcctacagtgcttaacaaatttattagaccaccacccagtgtaaggtgtttgccaccgctgccctaaattaacagtattgctgattaccagaatattttttatgtttctgtaaaggttaatccaccagtatgtgcaagctctttaatcaaaatgatatcttaaatgctaaaatataattattgttgttatccatgaattttcaaatttactgttttacaaaaaagcagaaaaaaatagtaaagcacaatattattttttgattgagatgccaaattacagttatttacttgcattgctgaacagaaaaaaaattgtttcagtggttttatgttattcttgattaattttTGACTTCTAagagaattccagtgtgctggctcaaatttgggtataaaaacgtgaattcagtttgaaatccaaaattaaagcacttcatgatgctggatggtctttgagacaaatagggcaagacataaagtgttctcacagtgtggtcaagtatgccttggacttgattgcagagactggtacttacaaaatgcgtcaaggaagaggccgaaaacgaaagctaattgaagcagatgtcaggcacctcaagattttaagtacgagagacagaaggaagaccactgctgatcttcaggcagagattaatgcttctagatcagaatctgagaaagtctccacaatgaccataagcagacgactcaaggaacaaggcttaaagggaagattagctgctaagaagccattattgaggcctgcaaacatccaaaaccGCCTAAACtttgccagggagcacaaacactggactgtagatgactggaagaagatactctggacggacgagtccaagtttgaactcttcggtCAGCTTCGTTGTGTTTATGaccgcagaaaagctggagaacgttttgatgctcaatgcattgcacccacagtgaaacacggtggagattccattatggtatggggTTCTATTTGTGGACACGGCatgggcaaattagttaaaatcgaCGGTATCATGAATaagaaggtctaccacaacatcttggtgtatcatggaatcccttctggattgaacctgattgatcgtgggttcatataccaaaaagacaatgaccccaagcatactgcaaagctgtgcagagactacttgaccaagaaaaaggaatctggagtactggaactgatggactggccaagtcaaaatccagacttgaatcctattgaacagatctgggatttattgaattcaaaaatagatcgcacaaaagtttcatccaaagcaagtctctgggaacagctagaaactatttggaactcaataacaaaagagactgtcgaaaagtacatgaaaacaatgccagcaagaatggaagctgttatcagggccaaaggaggcCATACAAAATActaagatttttggttaatatatgtgaataaggactatctagttgttccagtttgttatttgcctaataaataacaatacaatttttaatttgaaacaagtttgacagatttctaaaatatttgtgttttcttgtttttatgacaggtggtctaataaatttgttaagcactggaactggaacatttaattggcattaaaggaaccgcactaaactggtttaagtcgtatttatcagatcgatctcagtttgtacacgttaacgatgaatcctccatgtacaccaaagtcagtcatggagttccacaaggttctgtgcttggaccaataccattcaccttatatatgcttcctttaggagatattattagaaaacactccatacattttcattgctatgcggcTGATACCCAgttatatttatcgatcaagccagaagaacctcatcagttagccaagctccaagcatgccttaaggacataaagacctggatgacctgcaatcatctgatgttgaactcggacaagacagaagttattgttcttggccctgaacacttcagaaacacagtatctaaggatattgttaccctagatggcattgccctggcctccagcgccaccgtgaggaatctcagagttgtctttgatcaggacatgtcctttaactccagcgtaaaacaaacttcaaggactgccttctttcacctccgtaacattgaaacatcaggaagatcctgtctcaaacagatgcagaaaaatgagtccatgcatttgtcacgtctaggctggattattgcaattccttattatcaggctgtcccaataagtccctgaggactctccagctgatccagaatgctgcggcacatgtactgacaggaaccaggaaaagagatcatatttctcctgtattagcttcgctgcactggctccctgtaaaatctagaggagagtttaaaatccttctcctgacctacaaagctcttactggtcaggcaccatcaaatcttaaagagctcatagtaccctattaccctaGTGgagaactgcgctcccagaatgcagggttgcttgtggcTCCTAGAGTctcctggagtttctttgtgctttctcgtcttgCAGGTTCCTttggatcgtggtcctggtatgcctggctgctgctctcttaggcctgcttgactctcatcactacagttattattattagtcaaaGTTCTATTAATATTTAAGTTATTACTATTTATTgtcatatctcagttattattacagttgtaactactattatcagtcatatttccattattataattatagtttctatggctactgctggtgctgctatacatctctgtctgtctgtgcctttatgtgtgtgtgtgtctctctctctctctgcgtgtccctctctgtctctcgtccacctagagtctggttctgtttGAGGTTCCTGCCTTttaaaggaagttcttcctctccactgtctccatagtgctgcTCATGGTGTGACCTgctggtctctgtaataacattataaagagtcagtctagacctgctctatatcATGAGATGACTTCTGTTGCaatttggcgctatataaataaaactgaattgaatgaCTCCTGATGAGGAAACACCTGCTGTTCTGGAGCTTCAGATCAtatcacacaatcttcctcagGAGATGGAGTTTGTcagaaaattgttttgtttcaaaaatTGTTTCAGAAGTTTGAATCTTAACTTGGACGAGAAGTCCACTTCTCACCTgactgcagtgatgtacaggtgtactccaggatCATGTTTCAGTGGGTGACAGATGTTTCAGTGAGCGAGTGACAGATGTTTCAGTGGGTGACAGATGTTTCAGTCAGTGACAGATGtttcagtgagtgagtgacagaTGTTTCATAATGTAACTCAGTGTAATGTTTATCGTCTGTTCTCACTCACTGACCAAGTCATCGCTGTTGATGCCACCAATGAAACTCagcacttcctgcagatgtttcataTTAAAAGCCTTCAAGAAACAGATGGATTATCCTCTTGGAGCTGCTGGATGCCTTTTAATATGAAACTAATTTGTTTTTAGGTTTAACATAAGTAGTAATTATATACAGAGATGAAGTGACTGCAGAGGCCCATGTAGGCCAGGAAAAACCAACAGActcagcaattaacttgatAGGAATAACAAAAAAGTCCTAATaagacaaatgaacaaatgggCATTATGTCACTAATAAAGAGGTATAAAACTTCAGATGggacataaataaaatatcGTACTCTATTTTTtttgctatgtttttttttaccttttactCTTGACTCTGTAGTGGTCtgaggcttttaatgtgaaacatctgtacaGGAAGTATTGAGTTTCATTGACAGAAGCTCAACaatgaacaaaagcaaaaacagggAACATTATTAGACAACGCCTGGTTCTCTAAGCAGGTTAAtgtaaatacaatacagtatgtcactgtcagtctaagctaagctaggctaggctaggctaagctaagATAAGCCAACACTAGCATCAGACAGAGTGTAAGGTGATCGTACCGTTTGAACTCCAGACAGATCCTTCTTCAGTCCAGTCAGTGTCTGATACAGAacctgaacaacaacaacatcatcatcatcatcatcatcaatactGTTACAAGTGACACTGACACGTAACACAATGATTTCACCTGTTTCACTGCTCAACAAcacaaaccattaaaaacaggTGACAGATTACAGGTGACCTGCTGTTTAACACCTGGATACTCTGAGTGAAGCAGGTCCATCCCTGGTGACATATTTCACATTGTAAACAGCTGTAGACATGTacaccaagcaccaacctccaggtctgaaaagtgaagccaatgctgaagtgccttaaagctgcaatctttctaatggccagcaaggggcgactccactggttcGATTATAtagtctatgagaaaatgaccctacttctcacctgatttattacctcagtaaatattttcctgatgagtttatggtctcagtcaCTAGTtccaagtcttcttcaatacagcatgatggtcatttagtaaattatggtcccatttagagtaaaatagacgataaagcggggtctgctttagggcggggctaccttgtgattgaaAGGTCACTACCACggcaacctgtcaatcaggatacAGGCattcggttgtactaaaagacaatCCAGGAGTCGACTGTTCAttttttaagtacatttacaagctaactttgttagcagctacttctcAAGGCGGAgtcaggagccaggtgcagtcaggttgcaggcGTAGGTAGGCGTGCGTAGTGTCCTCAGGTTCTCAGatcctcagctccaccctctcgacCGAATATGGTCAattctggttccaaaaaaacaagatggcgacatCCAAAATACTAAACTCGAGGCTTGAAGATGTTAGTCCACAAACCAAGGGGggacatcagaatcagaatcagaatctgattctgatgtcaCGGTGGGGACTTGGGATGTAAACAATTAACCATTAACCGAATTTTGGCCAATTAACACTTTGagttaaacagttaaaaaaagattattaaTAGCCACGACGTTGATCCTGGGAGACGACTACAACCGCCCTCATGAAGCTGATGACCGAGAGGTAGAGGGGGACACCTGTAAGAGAGACAGTCCCCCCTCATTGGATCCTCTTGACCAGTGGAAAAGTATTCAGCATTCTTCCAGAGGCTGGTATCTCTAGCGAGGTACTATCTCTGCGTTTCCCTGAACCATCTGAGCGGGTATTCTCTGCTGCAGGTCTCACAGTTGCACACCAGACTAACCCCACAGCATGTGGACACATTGCTATTTCTGAATATAAACCAGTAGACAAGCTGTCTGGGAGTGGGCACTGAGGTAGGCCTACCCTGTTTATTCTATTTTAGGACTATCTGAGGTCTGAAAAATGGGACTacaaatttccattttgttaACCTGTCAGCTACTGTTGATCattaattatcattaattaGCCAATACAAAagtctggctcctgtttgcAAAGctatttataaaatgtttttccacacAGTTGATCTATGCTGTTATGTTTACTAAATGTTATACCCCGCAGTCTCAGCGCTGGAGGATTCatgtgtgaatcctcatgttccgttgtgtttgtgctgccaCTGCACATGTAAGAATAAAAcctctcattaaaaaaaagagcatttgtAATAAGCTTATTGTCTCTACCGTCTCCACTCATCTTTACGTGTTTCTTACGTTGTCGTTGTGTCCGCAGATGGCTGACTCCTCCTCCTTTGACTTCATCAGATCGACGTCTCGCTCATAGTGACTCACCTCCGTCAGAGTGCGAGGGATGTAGGCCTTCTTAaaaacctggggggggggggggcactgttaAAGGGAGGTCAAATGACTCTCCACAGATTACTATTACTGTAACCAGCTGAACAGGAAGATGTTTGTGCTTGTAGTCTTTTTTCTGTCACCTCTTCGTCCACTCTGTCCTGATCTGATCGCTGCTCCGACGTCCGCTCAGCTGCAATCACCATCACCTGAacaatcacagacacacaaattaaCTAACAAATAAACTATTTCTATCTTGTTTCTTGTCTGTTTATATCTCTATTTGTGaaaaaacaagtattttcttttccaggAAGCATCCTGACCTTCTCCAGGTATTGGTCAATGTTGTGGCAGGTGATCGACGGGTCGGTAATGAAGTCAAACAACTCTCTGACCGTCATCACCGCCACGCCGTGCTTCACAAAGAACTCTAGGAAAAACCCCAGAAACAGATCAGCTGACAGGTTTGAACCAGACACATTAACTAATCAGAGTAGAACTTTTACAGATTCATCTCAGAAGTCACAGGACAAAACTGACTTTTGCTCAGAATATATTCCAACAGATTCTTTCACATTATTAACTGAATTCAGGTTCAAGAGTAGAAACCAGCGCAGTGTCTCACCGTTGACATTGCTGCAGTCCTTCCTGAGGAACTCGAGAGCGTGAGGATGATCGTGCTCCACCGACTGTGACACATCGATGATGTAAGCATCTCCGTTGTGATATCTACAGACAGACTAGTGAGTTTCAGAggcgttttattttgaaggagtTGTGTGTGTAGGGCAAGGTCTCTTACAGTATGTTGAACTCGCTGAGGTCAGCGTGGACGAGTCGAGCCTCCTGGAACATCTTCCTCATGTTCTGTAGAACCTGCAGGTAGAGCTCACGAGCCTTCGACTCAGACAACGACGCATTCTTCAGCAGAGGAGCCGGCCTGACAGATCAATACAGGTCGGAGTGATCAACACAGGAGAGTGTGATCAATACAGGAGAGTGTGATCAATACAGGAGAGTGTGATCAATACAGGAGAGAGGGATCAATACAGGAAAGAAGGATCAATACAGGAGAGTGTGATCAATACAGAAGAGAGGGATCAATACAGGAGAGAGGGATCAATACAGGAGAGTGTGATCAATACAGGAGAGAGGGATCAATATAGGAGAGTGTGATCAATACAGGAGAGAGGGATCAATATAGGATGGAGTGATCAATACAGGAAAGAGTGATCAATACAGGAAAGAGTGGTCAATACAGGAAAGAGTGGTCAATACAGGAGAGAGGGATCAATACGCGACAGGACATAATTGATCGGTGCTCGTTCCTGATCAATCACCCTGATTGGTTCTTACATGTTGTCTTTTCCGATGAAGCTCATCAACAGAACGTGACTTCTAAGCAGCAGAGGTTCTGGACTCGGGATTCCTGCCGTCTGCAgcctgaaatacacacaaacactgtcaggTTCTACTAGGTTCTATCCGTCAGATCAGGTTCTACTGGGTTCTATCTGTCAGATCAGGTTCTAAAGGGTTCTGTCAGATCAGGTTCTACTGGGTCCTCTGTCAGTTATAACAGGTTCTACTGGGTTATATCTGTCAGATCAGGTTCTACTGGGTTCTTCTATCAGATCAGGTTCTACTGGGTTCTTCTATCAGATCAGGTTCTACTGGGTCCACTGTGTCAGTTATAACAGGTTCTGCTGGGTTCTATCTGTCAAATCAGGTTCTACTGGGTTCTTCTATCAGATCAGGTTCTACTAGGTCCTCTGTGTCAGTTATAACAGGTTCTACTGGGTTCTATCTGTCAGGTATATCACATTCTACTGGGCTCTGTGTGTCAGTAGGAGGGCTCTGACCTGATGAGGttcctcatctccttctctgccCATGTCCTCACCATTTTCCTGGGGTTTCCTTTACAGTAACCGTGACGGAacctgcagaaaaacagaagaacttCATGATAACTAATAACAACCAATAATTATCTAAATGAATAACTGCGGATTACAGATGTTGGATGTCTGTTCCTACAGCTACCTGTACTGAGGGGGAGGAGCCTGTGTTTTATCCTGCTGCTCATTGGTGGTTTGGAATTTTGAAACAGCTGAGTGTCAtgttggctaacattagcaataataatatttatttatatcaccttttttttttttttttaaacacagttacaaagtgcttcacatacAGGACAAAATACATGTAtacaagcacaaacaaacatacatacatacatagacagaaatgaaagcacttgacccaaataaacaaaactaaagGCAAACAGAGTATTTAAAAAGGCTAACCTATAGAAATGAGTTTTCAGCCGATCTGATAGAATCAGGAAGGCTGTTCCAAAGCTCAGGAGCTACAACAGCAATTTATGGATTTAAAATAGGAACGGGGAACAGACGATCTGAGTGGCTGACAGCTAGAACAGGGGCTCAACAACTCTGCTGTCCTCAGGTGATACCTTACCTtcagcactggtgaaagttacaaattctaattgcatcagacaaaggacttgtctctgtacttgttttgttagatcttagtgctgcattcgacaccattgaccatcatatcctattacagagactggaaacatttaattggcattacaggaaccgcactaagctggtttaagtcatatttatcagctcgatctcagtttgtacatgttaacgacAAATCCTCCATGTACTTATTTagttcccagccttcatcccctcacggaTAATGTCAGGTGTTCTACTTATGAGGTTCTATGTGCTGTTATGCATGGAGCAGTGGCTGGACATggagcccttattgtttcatctcctgaagtgtgtttgtgttatagGGGTATGTATAGACTAGACCCCTGGTTATGACAGCAATAACATTACAAGTATTCATCTGGCTGCCACATAACAATAACGACAGACGCTGGCTGATCCAGCAGATCCAGCTCTGCTGGCGTCGCTTCACACCACGCTTAAGAGTAAACAACATCTCAttaattttcacatttactcTCTCTGCGCTTCATTTCCTTGAGTCTTAATACCTCCCACCGGAGATGCACCCTTCTTCTGTCGGGTGCGACTGACCTGAACTCTCCGCTGACgtatttgtctctgtctttgaaCAACAGGATGGAGGTCTTGTAGATCTTGATGGCTCTGCTGTCTCCTGCAGAGGTGCTGGCATGATAAACATTAGCCTGAAAAACAGATGAGACGAACTCAAAACGCTGGTTATTTACTGTCAGAGATACTACACTCAACATCTGTTTGGATCCAGTGTGCTGTTCAGTTTGTATTTATGATTCTTGCAATGTTTGGGTTGTATTGGATAAAAGCGTCAGCTACATAAATGTAATGTCCATCATGTCTGGTGGTGtggtgctgtggtggtggtgtaatgCGTGGTGGtctggtgctgtggtggtgtggtgtggtAGTCTGGTGGTGTGGTGGTGTGGTAGtctggtgctgtggtggtggtgtaatgTGTGGTAGTCTGGTGCTGTGGtcatgtggtggtggtgtaatgTGTGGTAGtctggtgctgtggtggtgtgATAGTCTGGTGCTGtggtgctgtggtggtgtggtagcctggtgctgtggtggtgtggtagtctggtgctgtggtggtggtgtaatgtgtggtggtgtggtaggtctggtgctgtggtggtgtggtggtggtggtgtaatgTGTGGTAGtctggtgctgtggtggtggtggtggtgtaatgTGTGGTGGgctggtgctgtggtggtgtggtagtctggtgctgtggtggtgtAATGTGTGGTGGtctggtg from Enoplosus armatus isolate fEnoArm2 chromosome 14, fEnoArm2.hap1, whole genome shotgun sequence includes the following:
- the riok1 gene encoding serine/threonine-protein kinase RIO1 isoform X2, which codes for MSMVVSVPGQFDDADEDRAVTLCQPGYKLLAVQSQMSDVTLQPSSDRQEEEEDEEEEEEEEDDDDDDEEWEWRSAGGALTKRYNWTSLNCQSNRQNPSNKTLPSTPSDKALRKYEHKINLDKLNYADSVINKVTTMQKQREADTYRVKDKSDRATVEQVLDPRTRMILFKMLSRGVISEINGCISTGKEANVYHASTSAGDSRAIKIYKTSILLFKDRDKYVSGEFRFRHGYCKGNPRKMVRTWAEKEMRNLIRLQTAGIPSPEPLLLRSHVLLMSFIGKDNMPAPLLKNASLSESKARELYLQVLQNMRKMFQEARLVHADLSEFNILYHNGDAYIIDVSQSVEHDHPHALEFLRKDCSNVNEFFVKHGVAVMTVRELFDFITDPSITCHNIDQYLEKVMVIAAERTSEQRSDQDRVDEEVFKKAYIPRTLTEVSHYERDVDLMKSKEEESAICGHNDNVLYQTLTGLKKDLSGVQTVPALLENDQCSSSEEEDDDDDEEEDQQEQSEEASMDKKEKKKMVKEAQREKRKNKVPKHVKKRKEKVSKMKKGR
- the riok1 gene encoding serine/threonine-protein kinase RIO1 isoform X1 translates to MSMVVSVPGQFDDADEDSNQSELLAVQSQMSDVTLQPSSDRQEEEEDEEEEEEEEDDDDDDEEWEWRSAGGALTKRYNWTSLNCQSNRQNPSNKTLPSTPSDKALRKYEHKINLDKLNYADSVINKVTTMQKQREADTYRVKDKSDRATVEQVLDPRTRMILFKMLSRGVISEINGCISTGKEANVYHASTSAGDSRAIKIYKTSILLFKDRDKYVSGEFRFRHGYCKGNPRKMVRTWAEKEMRNLIRLQTAGIPSPEPLLLRSHVLLMSFIGKDNMPAPLLKNASLSESKARELYLQVLQNMRKMFQEARLVHADLSEFNILYHNGDAYIIDVSQSVEHDHPHALEFLRKDCSNVNEFFVKHGVAVMTVRELFDFITDPSITCHNIDQYLEKVMVIAAERTSEQRSDQDRVDEEVFKKAYIPRTLTEVSHYERDVDLMKSKEEESAICGHNDNVLYQTLTGLKKDLSGVQTVPALLENDQCSSSEEEDDDDDEEEDQQEQSEEASMDKKEKKKMVKEAQREKRKNKVPKHVKKRKEKVSKMKKGR
- the riok1 gene encoding serine/threonine-protein kinase RIO1 isoform X3, encoding MSMVVSVPGQFDDADEDSKEVLTKGKTSLSSQMSDVTLQPSSDRQEEEEDEEEEEEEEDDDDDDEEWEWRSAGGALTKRYNWTSLNCQSNRQNPSNKTLPSTPSDKALRKYEHKINLDKLNYADSVINKVTTMQKQREADTYRVKDKSDRATVEQVLDPRTRMILFKMLSRGVISEINGCISTGKEANVYHASTSAGDSRAIKIYKTSILLFKDRDKYVSGEFRFRHGYCKGNPRKMVRTWAEKEMRNLIRLQTAGIPSPEPLLLRSHVLLMSFIGKDNMPAPLLKNASLSESKARELYLQVLQNMRKMFQEARLVHADLSEFNILYHNGDAYIIDVSQSVEHDHPHALEFLRKDCSNVNEFFVKHGVAVMTVRELFDFITDPSITCHNIDQYLEKVMVIAAERTSEQRSDQDRVDEEVFKKAYIPRTLTEVSHYERDVDLMKSKEEESAICGHNDNVLYQTLTGLKKDLSGVQTVPALLENDQCSSSEEEDDDDDEEEDQQEQSEEASMDKKEKKKMVKEAQREKRKNKVPKHVKKRKEKVSKMKKGR